Below is a genomic region from Zea mays cultivar B73 chromosome 9, Zm-B73-REFERENCE-NAM-5.0, whole genome shotgun sequence.
TGAGTACCTTACTCCCCTTGATCATGTCATCCTCTAAGAAAATGGCATGCCTGGTTTCTATGAACTTGGTTTGTCTGTTAGGGCAGTAGAATCTATAACCCTTCGATCTTTCAGGGTAGCCAATAAAATGGCAGCTAGTGGTTCTCTCATCTAGCTTTCCCTGTCCAGGATTAAATATTCTAGCTTCTGCTGGACAACCCCATATATGGAAGTAGTTGAGCGTGGGTTTTCTGCCAGTCCACAACTCATATGGAGTTCTAGTCACTGATTTACTAGGAACTCTGTTGAGTATATGCATAGCGGTTTTTAAAGCCTCCATCCATAGACCCAATGGCAGGTTAGAGTAACTTAACATACTCCTTACCATATCCATTAGCGTTCTGTTACGCCTTTCGGCAACCCCATTCTGTTGTGGTTCGCCAGGTGTTGAATACTGAGCAACAATACCATTTTCTCTTAGAAACCTCGCGAAAGGTCCTGGGACCTGGCCATACTCGGTATGGCGCCCATAGTACTCCCCCCACGATCTGATCAGACAATCTTTATCTTCAAATCGTGTTGATTTTCTACTTCAGCCTTGAACTGTTTAAACTTGTCTAAAGCTTCTGATCTTTCCTTAATTGGATAAATATAACCGTAGCGAGAGTAGTCATCTGTGAAGGTTATGAACGAGTTAAACCCATCTACTGTCCTAACTGGAAAAGGACCACAAATATCTGTATGAATAATTTCTAACATTCTCGTACTATGCTTAGCATCTTTCTTAATCTGCTTCGCGAATTTACCCTTAATGCAATCTCTGCATTGCTCTAAGTCAGTGAAGTCTAGGGGATGGAGAATCTGTTCCTTAACAAGACTTTCTATTCTCCACCTCGAAATATGGCCCAAACGATAGTGCCATAATTTCGACGAGCTTTCTCCATCACTTCGTTTTCTTTTCCTGCCACTGTTGGCTGGATCATTTTCTGGTATATCTAATACATTAACAACATCACTTTGCGAAAGTAAATAAAGCATATCTCGtcggatggcgagaccaacatctTTATTATCAAACTGAATGACACACTGTCTATCACcaaaatggcaatgaatgtgctgATCATCTAATCTAGAAACCGAAATAAGGTTCCTTCGCAAGGAAGGTACATAAAGTACGTCTCTCAACAACAGTACAAAACCATTAACTAATTTAAGATGTATATCTCCAATGGCCTCGACTGCTGCTTCAACTCCATTTGCCACTCTAATTGTTCTTTGGCCCTTTGGGAGCCTTTGGCTTGTACGGAGTCCCTGTAGAGAGTTTCCAACATGAATAGTTGCACCTGAGTCAATCCACCAAGAATAACTGGGATATTCTAAGTATAAAGACTCATTTACAAAAGTAACTTGGTCCTTACCACTCTCTAGTAGATACTGCAGGAATTCAGGGCACTTTCTCTTGTAATGACCTGTCTTCTTGCAATAGAGGCAGGTATCAGGGGGAACTGAGAAACTGCCTCCTTGTCTTGGCTGATTATTATTGCTCGAGGAAGCCTGGTTATTCTGTTTACCTTGCTTCTTGAACTTTTTCTTTGAGTTCTTGTTCTGTCTGGGGACATTGCCTTTGATGAGGTTGACAGAGTTTCCAGTCTGCTTTAACCTCTCTTCCTCCTGGACACACTGTGCCAAGAGTTGGTCTATATTCCACTTATCAGTGACACTAGTGTTGTACTGTATGTGAAAAGTCTCAAACTCCTTGGGCAGAGACTTCATTATCATAAATACTACAAATTCCTCGTGTAAAGGAGATCCGAGGTACTTGTTTATCTTAGCTACGATGGATATCATTTTCTGAATGAATGGTCTGACACCATTTCCATCGTATTTTGCATTGACAAATTCTGTCATTAAAGAGCAAGCATAAGTcttagaagacccttggtgatgaGAGGCTACCCTCTCAAGGTATTCTATGGCAGTCTCGCACTCTGGTATGGAACTCTTAAGAGGCTCCTTGATGCTCCTCTTAAGAATAATCATACATTTGTCATTTGATCTCTCCCACTTGACCTTGTCGATGCTGTATTGCATCCACCTGTGGTCATAGTTGGGAGTGCCCACTGTGGGCTCAACTGGTTTATCAAACCTCAGTGCGTAATCTATCTCACCCACTGTGGTTATCATGTCTATATCCTCCCGCCAAGAATGGTAATTACTACCATCTAGTAGTTTCATTTGAGCAATCTGGCTAATCAGCATGGCGGTATGAGCACCTTTGCAAAATTAAAACAGAAAATATTTAGGACATCTGAAATAAATACTGAATACTGAATCATAGAACAAGCATGAATTAAATATTCAACGTTGGTCAAATAATAACCATGCCATATCTATGAAAATTTCTGATCACAAAATTCTAAATCATCGTTGGATGATCTAGAAAAAACATAAACTTGTATTAAATTGTGGTAACAATATTCAACGTTGGTTAAAATATTCAATCACCACAAAATTTTCTGAATTCTATGCAATTTAAACAATAATCAATCCACGTTGGTTTCATAATTAACTGGAAAAATTgcataaaatataaataaaagtacCAAAGTACGCAACGGAATAGTCCATAAATATGTCTGTAATTTTCTATAACTTGTAAAAAATATTTCTGAATTTTCTGCACTATTTTCTTTACTAGTTTTTACtgatttctttttctatttctgaTTTCTGGAAATAGAAAACAAATTCCAAAAAAAATTACGGTCATTTCGGCCTGGTTGGCCTCTTGGCCCAGCCTGGACGGCCCACATGGCCTGGCCGTGAGAGAGGCGAGGCGTGCCCAGGCCGCAACCTGGGCCTGGGCCGCCAATCCGGCCCACACGAGCGCTGCAGGTGACCCTCCCCGCCTTCATCTCCGCCGTCAGATGAAATCCAACGGTCCGGATTGACCGTGTACTGTAGCAAGATCTATATAAGCCGTGAATTTCGGGATAGAGAGGAACCCTATTCTTTTGCTCTTCCCATCCGGCCGCAGCCGCTAGGGACTCCTGGCCGGCGGCTCCCTTGGTctatttctgttttttttattattttttttactGTTGCCAATAGCCAAAACCGGCTGCCAGGAAGCACCGGTGGCTGgccactcttttcttttcttcctaCAATCGGTAGGATCAGACCTCTGTTCGGTCGGCGGCTCTACTCTGGTTCTTGTTTGTGACACTCTAGCGCTCAGATCTAACTCCATTTAACTCGAACCCCTTTTCTGTGATGAATGCATATATGAAATGGATAAGATGTAATATCGGGTCGAGTTTTAGAGTCTGTCATGCGTAGATCTGGGTCCCTTTTGCGTTTTCTGGCGAATATTACTAGTCCTAAGACCCAATTGGTGcgaacaacatgctgacgcttcgAGTAGTGCCTCTGTGCACTTGACCGACCAATTTGGGGTCAAATCTGTTTGGGTCAGTAACCCTAATCTGTTTCTTTTCGATTTGTTGAAACTAGGGTCACGAACCCTAATGCGTTCTATTCGATCTCTATTTCTTCTTGATCTTGTTTCTTGGTTGTGGATTCAAAATCCCGAACCTTTTGAGGTCTCTGTTGTCTCGATCTGTTAACTAGGGTTAGGTAAGAAAACCCTAACACTAGACCGTCGATGAACTATTACTCTGGCATGGGTATGGCCGAGAACCTGTGTCTCTTTACAGTGGCCTAACACCCAAGAACTTGGGTTAGGTTAAACCCTAACCCGAGAGTAACGACCTATTTTTTTGTTTCTAATCTTTTTGTTCTCTGTTCTTGGGTGATGAACAATGATTTAAAAAAATGAGTTCAATCACATTGATCCGAGACCTTTCTGTGATCTCATAAAACGATGCGGATTAGGAGATCTAGGGTTCTTAGGTGGCCCTCTGATACCATTGTTAGATATTTCTGGTGCTTAGGATCGTTTCATAAGTCCTTAGAATACCAATCCGTGTCTAAAATACCTCGATGATGAGTAGATCTATTCTACTGAGGGGTACATGTATACATACCGTCGTTGTTGTTCCTAGCCATCATTGCGGCGGCGTCTTGCAGCGAAGACCcgcctcctccttcttgtcgatCTCCCTGCTGGTATCGAGGAGATTGATTTCCGTCGTTGATCGGCGGTGGATCAGCTCCTCCAATGTTGCCTGCAGGGGGAATCTCAGATCCCGATGGGATAACGGGGATCTGAGACATAGTCACAGCGATTCCAGTCACTCCGAGCGCCTTGGGGATCGGTTCCTCTCAAAGTGTCGATTAGGGTTTGTGGTCGAGCGATTAGCGTTGGCTAAACCCGTCGGCCCCCTTAATCTTTTTATATGGCGTCGTGTGACTGGGGGCTGCAACCAATGGTTAGGATAGCCCCCCCCCGATCAGGGGCGCGGTTAGACGGTTAGGATTAACCCTACCCCGGTTACTGTTAACCGGCTAGTGTAGAGGACACATCCTAACAAAACCCACTTAACAGATTCCTTCAGTACTGTAGCTAAGTTCTCCCCTATTCTGAATTTTTGAAATTAATTTGGATTTTATATAACAACTTGGAATAACCAAAGATAAAAGCTGTTCACTTTTCCAAGatctacaactttgatatttggaccatACCCAAATTCTTTCTAGATTTTGAAATTTGACTTTGGGGGGCAAAATAGACAATTCAAATGTGGGCTAAATTTCAAAATTGGACAAGAATATTTGAATATACCCAAAAGAAAACTTGGTCTATTTAAAAATATCCATCTTTCATATTTAAGATCTATAGCCAGATTCTCATTATTTTGGAATGTAGCATTTCAAATTTGAGACATAAGTTTGAATTTCAAATATAGTTAGGGACTTCACTATTAATCAATATTGTGATTAAAATACACACATTATCCTAGAAACACActcaacttgaattaaaatttgcCCTAGTTAATGCATACTAAGGTTAAACATTCAATATGCTTGCAATACACATGATGACATGTTCAATTTTAGTTCTTATAACACGAGGGGTGTTACAATAAGGGTAGACAATGACTTTAGGCAACACCGACAAGAGATGTAGAGGTACATGGAGCCATCTAGAGGCTTCGAAGGAAGGTTTTATCCAAGACATGTCCAAAGTATACAGAGCTAATGTCAGCATGAGGAGAAGAAATCCCAATATCAAGGACATCAACACCTAGCTTAGTCATCAGGTGGGCACTCACAGCATTCACAAGATAATTGTCATCTCTTGGCACCAAGAGGAGGCCatagcttcggtggacgcttcaaCCAAAACACACAACAACAAAGGACGTAGGGCtagatatcgagccagctcgactgagctcgagctggctcgttaagctaacgagccagctTGGCTCAGCTCGTTAGAAACCTAGCTAGGGGATGAACTCAGCTTGGCTtatttacgagctcgagctggctcgtttggcTTGCGAGCCACAGCGAAAAAAGTATAACACCAAAAATAGTCATTTTTGTCATAGTTTCACCGACCATATTATGAGTTTATGA
It encodes:
- the LOC103639893 gene encoding uncharacterized protein, encoding MITTVGEIDYALRFDKPVEPTVGTPNYDHRWMQYSIDKVKWERSNDKCMIILKRSIKEPLKSSIPECETAIEYLERVASHHQGSSKTYACSLMTEFVNAKYDGNGVRPFIQKMISIVAKINKYLGSPLHEEFVVFMIMKSLPKEFETFHIQYNTSVTDKWNIDQLLAQCVQEEERLKQTGNSVNLIKGNVPRQNKNSKKKFKKQGKQNNQASSSNNNQPRQGGSFSVPPDTCLYCKKTGHYKRKCPEFLQYLLESGTPYKPKAPKGPKNN